In Alphaproteobacteria bacterium, one DNA window encodes the following:
- the rfbF gene encoding glucose-1-phosphate cytidylyltransferase, with protein MKVVILAGGLGTRIAEESDLKPKPMIEIGGRPLLWHIMKTYAHHGMNDFVICLGYKGYIIKEFFFNYFKHMSDMTIDLKTGEHQILKNHAEDWRITLVDTGPETMTGGRLKRVAPYLDNQTFCLTYGDGLSDINLSKELSFHKQHGKLATVAAVQPPGRFGVLNIQDSTQSVSSFDEKPSDEIGWINGGFFILEPAVVEYIEGDSISWEREPLSNIARDGQLSAFQHKGFWQPCDTLRDKRELESLWISGKAPWANWL; from the coding sequence ATGAAAGTTGTTATTCTTGCCGGTGGACTTGGCACTCGTATTGCAGAAGAGTCAGATTTAAAGCCAAAGCCGATGATTGAAATTGGCGGAAGGCCGCTTCTTTGGCATATTATGAAAACGTATGCTCATCATGGCATGAATGATTTTGTTATTTGTCTTGGTTATAAAGGCTATATCATCAAAGAATTTTTCTTTAACTACTTTAAACATATGTCAGATATGACAATTGATTTGAAAACAGGTGAGCATCAGATTTTAAAAAATCATGCTGAAGATTGGCGGATCACCCTTGTTGATACAGGGCCAGAGACCATGACAGGTGGCAGGCTCAAACGCGTTGCACCTTATCTTGACAATCAGACTTTTTGTTTAACATATGGTGATGGTCTTTCTGATATTAATCTTTCAAAAGAACTGTCTTTTCATAAGCAGCATGGGAAATTAGCAACGGTTGCTGCCGTTCAGCCACCAGGTCGTTTTGGTGTTCTAAACATTCAAGATTCAACGCAGTCTGTTTCGAGTTTTGATGAAAAGCCAAGTGATGAAATTGGTTGGATTAATGGTGGTTTCTTTATCCTTGAGCCAGCTGTTGTTGAGTATATTGAAGGCGATAGCATATCTTGGGAACGAGAGCCATTATCAAATATAGCAAGGGATGGTCAATTGTCAGCTTTTCAACATAAGGGTTTCTGGCAACCTTGTGATACTTTGCGAGATAAGCGTGAGCTGGAGTCCTTGTGGATTTCAGGGAAGGCACCTTGGGCGAATTGGTTATAA